In Amia ocellicauda isolate fAmiCal2 chromosome 5, fAmiCal2.hap1, whole genome shotgun sequence, a genomic segment contains:
- the gpr4 gene encoding G-protein coupled receptor 4, giving the protein MCNSSLISCNVDSKIDHLFQPTLYIIVIVLGLPANCMALWAAYLQVKQKNELGIYLINLSVADLLYIATLPLWIDYFLHHDKWIHGHESCKFFGFIFYTNIYVSIAFLCCISLDRYLAVAHPLKFAKIRRIKTAVLVSLMVWAIEIGANSAPLFHNELFQDRYNHTFCFEKYPMEDWVAWMNLYRIFLGFLFPWVLMLFSYQGILKAIKGNISTEKQEKAKIKRLALSLIMIIIFCFAPYHMVLLSRSVVYLSKPCDCSFEENIFTTYHATLALTSLNCVADPILYCFVNEGARSDVTQALGTLVRLFTRGKSLETLTNGSITVETPLSSKKPSFYSEAKPSTYKTELAALREECLQMKILTVKK; this is encoded by the coding sequence atgtGCAACTCCTCTTTGATCAGTTGCAATGTGGACTCCAAAATTGACCATCTTTTCCAGCCCACCTTATATATTATTGTGATTGTACTTGGCTTGCCTGCTAACTGCATGGCCCTCTGGGCTGCATACCTGCAGGTCAAACAAAAGAATGAACTGGGGATCTACCTGATCAACCTCTCAGTGGCTGACCTTCTGTATATCGCCACCTTGCCCCTATGGATTGACTACTTCCTGCACCACGACAAATGGATCCATGGGCATGAGTCCTGCAAATTCTTTGGCTTCATCTTCTACACCAACATTTACGTCAGCATTGCCTTCCTGTGCTGCATCTCCCTGGACCGCTACCTGGCCGTGGCACATCCACTAAAATTCGCCAAGATCCGCAGGATCAAGACAGCGGTGCTGGTGAGCCTAATGGTGTGGGCCATCGAGATCGGGGCCAACTCTGCACCCCTTTTCCACAACGAGCTCTTCCAGGACCGCTACAATCACACCTTCTGCTTCGAGAAGTACCCCATGGAGGACTGGGTGGCCTGGATGAACCTATACCGTATTTTCCTAGGGTTCCTTTTCCCCTGGGTGCTCATGCTCTTTTCCTACCAGGGGATCCTCAAGGCCATCAAGGGGAACATCTCCACAGAGAAACAGGAGAAAGCCAAGATCAAGCGTCTTGCTCTGAGCTTGATCATGATCATAATTTTCTGCTTTGCCCCCTACCACATGGTCCTTCTGTCACGCAGCGTTGTTTATTTGAGTAAGCCTTGTGACTGCAGCTTTGAAGAGAACATTTTCACAACCTACCATGCCACCCTGGCCCTCACGAGCCTGAACTGCGTGGCTGACCCCATCCTGTACTGCTTTGTGAATGAGGGAGCACGCAGTGACGTGACCCAGGCGCTGGGGACCCTCGTCCGCCTCTTCACCAGGGGCAAGTCACTAGAAACTCTGACCAATGGCTCGATCACAGTGGAAACCCCCTTGTCCTCCAAAAAACCTAGCTTTTACAGCGAAGCCAAGCCCAGCACATACAAAACTGAGCTGGCGGCTCTCCGAGAAGAGTGCCTTCAGATGAAAATACTGACCGTCAAAAAGTAA